Proteins from one Enterobacter bugandensis genomic window:
- a CDS encoding TolC family outer membrane protein — protein sequence MGIKMPYWWLSCCLISVPAIAANPAATINTGQLRETQELPSLNGRVAPVAGKAAPGSLQLGEAVNRAVTWHPAIAEAVGKLYEQNEEVDVAKSKYYPQINAGMDNGYSHDGDQNGFTPSLVLSLSQMLYDFGKVASQVRAENAGVAQQQANVLVSIDTIAHDTAIAMVQVQTWQQMVDTAKEQLDALSSIGTLTRQRNDEGATSLSDVVQTDARIEGARAQLMQYQASLDSARATLMSFLGWNSLNDISNDFPQKLARSCDIAEPDDRLVPAVLAAWAQANVAQANLDYADAQMTPTVSLEPEVRHYLNDRYAGNETRDRTQYSAWVKVQMPLYQGGGLTARRNAAGHAVEAAQSTIQRTRLDVRQKLLEARSQVMSLQSTLQIQGRQEALSARTRELYQQQYLDLGSRPLLDVLNAEQEVYQARFTQQQTLGQLHQLQLNCLYNTGQLRHAFDLDNRTIQTVEIQP from the coding sequence ATGGGAATAAAGATGCCTTACTGGTGGCTCTCGTGCTGCCTGATATCTGTACCCGCCATCGCGGCAAACCCGGCGGCAACCATCAATACCGGACAGCTCCGCGAAACGCAGGAACTCCCCTCACTGAATGGCCGCGTCGCTCCGGTGGCAGGCAAAGCCGCTCCCGGTTCACTACAGCTTGGCGAGGCCGTTAATCGCGCCGTCACCTGGCACCCGGCGATCGCTGAAGCCGTGGGCAAACTCTACGAACAGAACGAAGAGGTCGACGTCGCCAAATCGAAATACTATCCGCAAATCAACGCCGGCATGGACAACGGGTATTCCCACGATGGCGACCAGAACGGCTTTACGCCGTCGCTGGTGCTCTCTCTTTCACAGATGCTCTACGACTTCGGCAAAGTGGCAAGCCAGGTGCGGGCCGAAAACGCCGGGGTCGCCCAGCAGCAGGCCAACGTGCTGGTCAGTATCGACACCATCGCCCACGATACCGCTATCGCCATGGTGCAGGTGCAAACCTGGCAGCAGATGGTCGACACCGCCAAAGAGCAGCTTGACGCCCTCTCATCAATCGGCACCCTGACCCGCCAGCGTAACGACGAAGGGGCCACTTCCCTGTCTGACGTGGTGCAGACCGACGCGCGCATTGAAGGGGCGCGCGCCCAGCTGATGCAGTATCAGGCCAGCCTCGACAGCGCCCGCGCCACGCTGATGAGCTTTCTCGGCTGGAACAGCCTGAACGATATCAGCAATGACTTTCCGCAGAAGCTGGCCCGCAGTTGCGATATCGCCGAGCCGGACGATCGTCTGGTGCCTGCGGTCCTCGCCGCCTGGGCACAGGCGAACGTCGCTCAGGCTAACCTTGACTACGCCGACGCGCAGATGACGCCAACCGTCTCGCTGGAGCCGGAAGTCCGTCACTATCTGAACGATCGCTACGCGGGTAACGAAACGCGGGACCGCACCCAATATTCCGCCTGGGTGAAAGTCCAGATGCCGCTCTATCAGGGCGGCGGACTCACCGCCCGACGCAACGCCGCCGGTCACGCGGTGGAAGCGGCGCAGTCGACCATTCAGCGCACGCGCCTCGATGTCCGCCAGAAGCTGCTGGAGGCCCGCAGCCAGGTCATGAGCCTGCAAAGCACGCTGCAAATTCAGGGCCGCCAGGAGGCGCTCAGCGCCCGCACCCGCGAGCTCTACCAGCAGCAGTATCTCGATCTCGGCTCGCGCCCGCTGCTGGACGTGCTCAACGCCGAGCAGGAGGTCTATCAGGCGCGCTTTACCCAGCAGCAGACCCTCGGTCAGCTGCATCAGCTGCAGCTCAACTGCCTGTATAACACCGGGCAATTGCGTCATGCGTTCGATCTTGATAACCGCACCATCCAGACCGTGGAGATCCAGCCATGA